A single genomic interval of Veillonellales bacterium harbors:
- the coaA gene encoding type I pantothenate kinase, translating into MDKLINSPYMFFNRTEWENLRMATPLPLSEDDLIRIHGINEKISLDEISQVYLPISRLLNLYVLDTHKLYNVTNTFLGTLAKKVPYIIGIAGSVAVGKSTTGRIIQELLKSWPTKPRVDLVTTDSFLYPNAVLEDRGIMKKKGFPESYDVQQLMDFLRDVKSGCSDVKVPIYSHSFYDIIPNKFKGISTPDILIIEGLNVLQTPKVDYMISKSHLYISDFLDFSIYVHADSKNIKQWYIERFQILRRTAFQDKTSYFHRYAQMSEKEIELLAEKIWDEINGVNLEENIHPTMRRARLIIKKGDDHSVQKICLRKL; encoded by the coding sequence ATGGATAAATTAATTAATTCTCCTTATATGTTTTTTAACCGCACGGAATGGGAAAATTTACGAATGGCTACGCCGCTCCCATTATCGGAAGATGATTTAATTCGAATTCATGGAATTAATGAGAAAATTTCTCTAGACGAAATATCACAAGTTTATCTTCCAATATCTAGACTTTTAAATTTATATGTATTAGATACACATAAGCTTTATAATGTAACTAATACATTTCTTGGTACTTTAGCAAAAAAAGTTCCGTACATCATTGGTATTGCTGGTAGTGTTGCTGTTGGGAAAAGTACAACGGGGCGTATTATTCAAGAGTTATTGAAAAGTTGGCCAACCAAGCCAAGAGTTGATTTAGTTACAACAGATAGTTTTTTATATCCTAACGCAGTATTGGAAGACCGAGGCATTATGAAGAAAAAAGGGTTTCCAGAAAGTTATGATGTTCAGCAATTAATGGATTTTTTAAGAGATGTCAAATCAGGTTGCTCAGATGTTAAAGTTCCGATATATTCTCATTCATTTTATGACATTATTCCTAACAAATTTAAAGGCATAAGTACTCCAGACATCTTAATTATTGAAGGACTAAACGTTTTACAGACACCCAAGGTAGATTATATGATTTCTAAATCCCATTTATATATTTCTGATTTTCTTGATTTTTCCATTTACGTTCATGCAGATTCAAAGAATATTAAGCAATGGTATATTGAACGATTTCAGATACTGCGTCGTACTGCCTTTCAAGATAAAACTTCATATTTTCATCGTTATGCTCAGATGTCAGAGAAAGAGATAGAATTATTGGCAGAAAAAATATGGGATGAAATAAATGGAGTTAATTTAGAGGAAAATATTCATCCGACGATGCGACGTGCGCGCTTGATTATTAAGAAGGGAGATGACCATTCCGTTCAAAAAATATGTTTGCGAAAGTTATAA
- a CDS encoding aminotransferase class V-fold PLP-dependent enzyme: MKETNLQIDMKNQLYSKELFEQAKNFAYDYIDKSPEMDVYPSNEALSKLEEFEESMPEESNSPSKILNMLHKYGSNAVSVQGGGKYFGFVCGGILPVALASKWMSDTWDQNSALFVMSPISAKLEEICEKWLIDLLALPKSTAAGFVSGSSTAIICALATARNQLLSRQGWNVNEKGLFGAPPIQVVLSEQAHSSIFKALSLLGLGKGRVQLAPVDNQGRIIIDKLPPVYSNTLLIVQAGNVNSGAFDPIDTLCDIAGKANAWVHIDGAFGLWAAASKSKQYLLKGIEKADSWSTDAHKTLNAPYDCGIVLCKNRSAIVNTMQTTGSYIQYSEFRDGMLYTPEMSRRARSIELWATLKYLGKTGVGDLVDTLCENAKYFADRLSQKGFTVLNDIVFNQILIKCKSAQETNATLKNIQSSGKCWCGGAIWNNEPVIRISVCSWQTTIADIDECVEAFTLSREKAGQKL; encoded by the coding sequence ATGAAAGAAACAAACTTGCAAATTGATATGAAAAATCAATTGTACTCTAAAGAGCTATTTGAGCAGGCAAAGAACTTCGCATACGATTACATAGATAAATCGCCAGAAATGGATGTATATCCGTCAAATGAAGCATTATCAAAACTTGAAGAATTTGAGGAATCTATGCCCGAAGAATCAAATTCCCCATCTAAAATACTTAACATGCTTCATAAATATGGATCAAATGCAGTTTCCGTACAAGGTGGCGGAAAATATTTTGGCTTTGTATGCGGGGGAATTCTTCCTGTTGCACTTGCATCAAAATGGATGTCCGACACCTGGGATCAAAACAGTGCACTTTTTGTTATGTCCCCAATATCTGCAAAGCTTGAAGAGATATGTGAAAAATGGCTAATAGACTTACTAGCATTACCAAAAAGTACGGCAGCTGGCTTTGTTAGCGGCTCTTCGACTGCAATAATATGTGCCCTTGCAACTGCCCGCAATCAACTTCTTTCAAGACAAGGCTGGAATGTAAATGAAAAAGGGCTTTTTGGTGCGCCTCCCATTCAAGTAGTACTTAGCGAGCAGGCACACTCATCGATATTTAAAGCATTATCTCTGCTGGGTCTTGGAAAAGGCCGTGTACAACTTGCTCCTGTTGACAATCAGGGCCGTATAATAATTGATAAGCTACCTCCTGTATACAGTAACACGCTGTTAATTGTACAAGCGGGGAACGTCAACAGTGGAGCTTTTGACCCAATTGATACGTTATGTGATATTGCTGGCAAAGCAAATGCATGGGTACATATCGATGGAGCTTTTGGACTGTGGGCGGCTGCTTCAAAAAGTAAACAGTACTTACTAAAAGGTATTGAAAAAGCAGATTCATGGTCTACGGATGCTCATAAAACACTTAACGCCCCATATGATTGTGGAATTGTTTTATGTAAAAACCGTTCAGCAATTGTAAACACGATGCAAACCACCGGATCATATATACAATACAGCGAATTTAGAGACGGAATGCTTTATACTCCTGAAATGTCAAGACGCGCAAGAAGCATCGAATTGTGGGCAACACTCAAATACCTTGGTAAAACAGGCGTCGGTGATCTTGTCGACACACTATGCGAAAATGCTAAATATTTTGCAGATAGATTATCACAAAAAGGGTTTACGGTCTTAAACGATATTGTTTTTAATCAAATTCTCATAAAATGTAAGTCTGCTCAAGAAACAAATGCCACTCTTAAGAATATACAATCCAGTGGGAAATGCTGGTGTGGCGGTGCTATATGGAATAATGAGCCTGTAATCAGGATAAGTGTTTGCTCTTGGCAAACTACTATAGCTGATATTGATGAATGTGTTGAAGCCTTTACTTTATCCCGTGAAAAAGCAGGTCAAAAACTATGA
- a CDS encoding HD domain-containing protein, translating into MTNFFEFENWQCELLEKRKRIRNDNLSKYATKDSDFIIKYPHKNSEDYCRSNFTIDVDRILHNIFYNRYTDKTQVFSFYKNDDITRRSLHVQLVSRIARTIGQSLNLNLDLIEAIAIGHDIGHTPFGHVGEKYLNEKYNEKTSRFFNHNVHSVRVLQTITNSNLSLQTLDGILCHNGEKAFSHYQPILIYDFDEFDRKIEACYTNKEEIAKLIPCTLEGCVVRISDMIAYVGKDRQDAARTRKYHKDTFKYNAVLGTSNSEIIRNMITNVVKNSLDQNFLKINDEVYEDFRKLKEENDKLIYRDPEVNDEYDNKIKPMMFNLYEELLNDINEKNYESPIFKHHINYSILYNFYRNRERGYLQIEPNDVVVDYIAGMTDDYFIDLYSFLFSESKLTVKYKSYFEDYIN; encoded by the coding sequence ATGACTAACTTTTTTGAATTTGAAAACTGGCAATGCGAGCTACTTGAAAAACGGAAAAGAATACGAAATGATAATTTATCTAAATATGCTACAAAAGATTCGGATTTTATAATAAAATATCCACACAAAAATTCTGAAGATTATTGTAGGTCAAATTTTACGATTGATGTTGATCGAATATTACATAATATATTTTATAATCGTTATACGGATAAGACTCAAGTTTTTTCTTTTTATAAAAATGATGATATTACTCGAAGAAGTTTGCATGTTCAACTAGTGTCACGTATTGCTAGAACAATTGGACAATCACTGAACTTAAATTTGGACTTAATTGAGGCAATTGCTATAGGGCATGATATAGGACATACTCCATTTGGACATGTTGGAGAAAAGTATTTGAATGAAAAATATAATGAAAAAACAAGTCGATTTTTTAATCATAATGTTCATAGTGTTCGAGTTTTGCAAACTATTACTAATAGCAACTTAAGCTTGCAAACTTTAGATGGAATACTTTGTCATAACGGAGAAAAAGCTTTTTCTCATTACCAACCTATACTAATTTATGATTTCGATGAATTTGATAGGAAGATAGAAGCTTGTTACACAAACAAGGAAGAAATCGCAAAGTTAATACCATGTACGCTTGAAGGATGCGTAGTTAGAATTAGCGATATGATTGCCTACGTTGGAAAAGATAGACAAGATGCAGCTCGCACTAGAAAATATCATAAAGATACGTTTAAGTATAATGCTGTATTGGGGACAAGCAATAGCGAGATTATAAGAAATATGATTACAAATGTTGTGAAAAATAGTTTGGATCAAAATTTTCTTAAGATCAATGATGAAGTTTATGAGGATTTTCGTAAATTAAAGGAAGAAAATGATAAACTAATATATCGTGATCCGGAAGTTAATGATGAATATGATAACAAAATTAAGCCAATGATGTTCAATTTATATGAAGAGCTATTAAATGATATAAATGAAAAGAATTATGAGTCACCAATATTCAAGCATCATATTAATTATTCAATTTTGTATAATTTTTATAGAAATAGAGAACGGGGTTATTTACAAATTGAACCTAATGATGTTGTTGTAGATTATATTGCAGGTATGACGGATGATTATTTTATTGACTTATACTCATTTCTATTTTCCGAAAGCAAACTAACTGTAAAATATAAGTCATACTTTGAAGATTACATAAATTGA
- a CDS encoding PLP-dependent aminotransferase family protein — protein MWNLKIINTDKSLYFAIADAIERDIQLGILKSGDKMPTHRDLAKTVGVNVTTITRAYKEAEKRGLITATVGSGTFVTADLGYNPSLINTDENEKKLIEMGLVLPLYGIEPDIKTLLEKVVHNKNLNEFMKYTPPQGINCHRQIGADWIRRFGINVAAENIIVTAGAQHAINCILSSVFEQGDRIAVDCLTYPGIKTAAKRCGIRLEAVPMDEEGMMPQGLEAVCSHNDIKGIYTVSGMQNPTNAIMSEQRRNEVSQIIKRNNLILIEDDLYGFLVNGEVSTLSENLLEQSIYISGISKAFYAGLRIGFVAAPKKLCNRISQAVVDTIWMASTLNAEIACECINSGVADEIIDLKRAEIKRRALLMKDKLQCYDYKYAPGSMFAWLKLPDHWSSSEFEKMASDNGVNVISSEKFTVGSVALPNYIRISLSGAESILEFEKGLDILLKVLNRELGTAIGVL, from the coding sequence ATGTGGAACTTGAAAATAATAAATACAGACAAATCTCTTTATTTTGCAATTGCGGATGCCATAGAGAGGGATATTCAACTTGGAATACTAAAATCGGGTGATAAAATGCCAACTCATAGAGATTTGGCAAAAACAGTGGGTGTCAATGTAACAACAATTACAAGAGCATATAAAGAAGCTGAGAAACGTGGTCTGATTACTGCAACTGTTGGTAGCGGTACATTTGTTACAGCCGATTTAGGATACAATCCATCGCTTATTAATACTGATGAAAACGAAAAAAAGTTAATTGAAATGGGACTTGTTTTACCACTTTATGGAATAGAACCGGATATCAAAACACTTTTGGAGAAAGTAGTCCATAACAAGAATCTGAATGAATTTATGAAATATACACCACCACAGGGAATTAATTGCCATAGACAGATAGGTGCAGATTGGATAAGACGATTTGGGATTAACGTTGCTGCTGAAAACATAATTGTAACAGCCGGTGCACAACATGCTATTAATTGTATCTTGTCGTCTGTTTTTGAACAAGGTGACCGTATTGCCGTTGATTGTCTTACATATCCGGGTATAAAAACAGCGGCGAAACGTTGTGGTATACGACTTGAAGCAGTACCAATGGATGAAGAAGGAATGATGCCGCAGGGACTTGAAGCTGTTTGCAGTCATAATGATATTAAGGGTATTTACACAGTCTCTGGCATGCAGAATCCGACAAATGCAATAATGTCAGAACAAAGGCGTAATGAGGTTTCGCAGATAATAAAAAGAAATAATCTTATACTGATTGAAGATGATTTATATGGTTTTTTGGTAAATGGAGAAGTGAGTACTTTATCTGAAAACTTGCTAGAACAAAGTATATATATTTCTGGTATTTCAAAAGCCTTTTATGCAGGCCTTAGGATTGGATTTGTTGCTGCACCAAAAAAACTATGTAATAGAATATCACAGGCCGTGGTAGATACAATATGGATGGCATCTACGCTTAATGCGGAGATTGCTTGCGAGTGTATAAATAGTGGAGTTGCAGATGAAATAATAGATTTAAAACGGGCTGAAATAAAAAGAAGAGCTTTGTTAATGAAAGATAAGCTACAATGCTATGACTATAAATATGCACCAGGTAGTATGTTTGCATGGTTAAAACTTCCTGACCATTGGAGCAGTAGTGAATTTGAAAAAATGGCTAGTGATAATGGCGTTAATGTCATTTCTTCTGAAAAATTCACTGTTGGAAGTGTTGCTCTACCAAATTATATCCGGATATCATTGTCTGGTGCGGAGAGCATTTTAGAATTTGAAAAAGGTCTTGATATTTTATTAAAGGTTCTTAACCGTGAACTTGGAACAGCTATAGGTGTTTTGTGA
- a CDS encoding helix-turn-helix transcriptional regulator codes for MMQRDYEAEYLDLGKHIAFYREKRNLSQEQLAKRVDCTPIYIRKVEGQNVATKTTLSDVWAVKKLDFLFSIADALQMDVIAFFKPMTEEYFQEYRRDH; via the coding sequence ATGATGCAGAGAGACTATGAAGCGGAATATCTTGATTTGGGAAAACACATTGCATTTTATCGGGAAAAGAGAAACTTATCGCAAGAGCAATTAGCAAAACGGGTGGATTGCACTCCTATCTATATACGAAAAGTCGAAGGGCAGAATGTAGCAACTAAAACAACGTTGAGTGATGTATGGGCAGTGAAGAAACTAGATTTTCTCTTTTCGATTGCTGATGCCTTGCAAATGGATGTAATTGCGTTTTTTAAGCCAATGACAGAAGAATACTTTCAAGAATATCGGCGGGATCACTAA
- a CDS encoding site-specific integrase — protein MELVEPIRNKKQIDALKKYLRGQNIRDYLLFVLGINSGLRISDLLKLTVEDVQGQDRISVREQKTGKAKDFPLSETCKKAIHEYLKATGVKAGYLFSGRKGTHPITRIQAYRILNEAAQRVGIKEAIGTHSLRKTFGYHAYQNGIDITRIQKLLNHSAPSVTLAYIGITKEELDNVYISLNL, from the coding sequence ATGGAACTGGTGGAACCAATTCGAAACAAAAAGCAGATTGATGCTTTAAAAAAGTATTTACGAGGTCAGAATATCAGGGATTACTTGCTTTTCGTACTGGGGATTAATTCAGGACTTCGCATTTCCGATTTGCTCAAATTAACGGTGGAAGATGTGCAGGGACAGGATCGAATCAGTGTTAGGGAACAAAAAACTGGGAAGGCAAAAGATTTTCCTTTATCGGAAACCTGTAAAAAGGCCATTCATGAATATCTTAAAGCGACAGGAGTCAAGGCGGGTTATTTGTTTTCCGGTAGAAAAGGTACTCACCCAATAACTCGCATTCAGGCATATCGCATTTTAAATGAAGCTGCACAGCGTGTTGGCATCAAAGAAGCGATAGGGACTCACAGTTTACGAAAAACATTTGGTTATCATGCGTATCAAAATGGCATTGACATTACTCGTATCCAGAAATTGCTCAACCATTCAGCACCAAGTGTAACGTTGGCATATATTGGGATAACTAAAGAAGAACTAGACAATGTTTACATTTCATTAAATTTATAA
- a CDS encoding inverse autotransporter beta domain-containing protein — translation MKKLSTLLLASMIMATGTTSVFAEEISGKDATVSITNALISQEIQNVKINNKAWLARTDIQLQMDNNMKPTLSIETVQPFHRTDTEATFYQLRVARNPQNGTTTNIGTGYRHVTDDKNTLTGVNLFYDRAWKYGHERVGLGGEYFHGLLESRYNIYHPISGEKLVDAISATYEKAISGADYEVGMPIPHMPYMKIFLQGYQWDYQYSDDVKGYKLRSEIQVTPQLQLEVGYSHDNYVKNNQYVNLMYTLGQSGKVAMLEAGKPIIRRERWEKVDNSKRLLDKVERENDIRVERYSKQANGIIVSLTN, via the coding sequence ATGAAGAAACTAAGCACCTTACTTTTGGCCTCAATGATAATGGCCACTGGTACAACTTCTGTTTTTGCAGAAGAAATTAGCGGAAAAGATGCTACAGTATCTATTACTAATGCTCTTATTTCGCAAGAAATTCAAAACGTTAAGATTAACAACAAAGCTTGGTTGGCTCGAACGGATATTCAGCTTCAAATGGACAATAATATGAAGCCCACGCTTTCGATCGAAACCGTTCAGCCTTTTCATCGAACGGATACGGAAGCTACATTTTATCAATTGCGTGTAGCCCGTAATCCACAAAATGGTACAACTACCAACATTGGTACAGGTTATCGTCATGTAACAGATGACAAAAATACTCTAACCGGTGTAAATCTGTTCTATGATCGTGCCTGGAAGTATGGTCATGAGAGAGTTGGCCTTGGTGGCGAATATTTCCATGGTTTACTGGAAAGTCGTTATAATATCTATCATCCGATTTCTGGAGAGAAGTTGGTAGATGCAATATCAGCTACTTATGAGAAAGCGATTAGTGGAGCTGACTATGAAGTAGGTATGCCAATTCCTCATATGCCATATATGAAGATTTTTCTCCAAGGATATCAGTGGGACTATCAATACAGTGACGATGTAAAAGGGTACAAGCTACGTAGCGAAATTCAAGTGACTCCTCAACTGCAATTAGAAGTAGGGTATTCTCATGATAATTACGTCAAAAACAATCAATATGTAAATCTGATGTATACATTAGGCCAATCCGGCAAAGTGGCTATGCTCGAAGCGGGTAAACCGATCATTCGTCGGGAACGTTGGGAAAAAGTAGATAATTCGAAACGGTTGCTGGATAAGGTAGAACGGGAAAATGACATTAGGGTGGAACGGTATTCCAAGCAAGCAAATGGAATCATCGTATCACTGACGAATTAG
- a CDS encoding recombinase family protein produces the protein MNKKQGDIKHVAIYLRKSRDEGEYDDVLSKHRDTLTAIAKTQNWTYRCYEEIGSGESIAKRQKMQQLLTHVDEGYYDGVLVMDIDRLGRGEHADWAKICEAFLYSDTYVITPQKVYDLSEEQDEMFFDFQAIFAKMEYKMIKKRMKQGKVAGAKKGMWTNGRPPYPYVYNPKNRQVEVDEEKRKIYRMIIDKFLSGISAQKLSEWLNRCKIAPPYAGTRNKHGWSNNSVVRLLINEIHLGYVIYGKTRNIRGSVKLVEKEDWIKVKGTHEPLKTEEEHELIVMKIAQNNIIPKKTRNGMLPLSGLIYCAKCGHAMQFVRSKRKEGSYWTAICKYVHPDGTRCSQKGRKLDVAFYHALYSTITKIDEETVEMIDETNGQYVEIEALLEVRQKELKQAEQAIEKLFELYEEGTISKQRFSDRIAIYDNNKKEAQEDIEKYRQILAANNDIVTLDSIQDKVSEFKESWSKAATASEKNKAYRLLIDKIVYDREENGVTLEVLYK, from the coding sequence ATGAATAAAAAACAGGGTGATATTAAACATGTGGCAATCTATTTACGGAAGTCCAGGGATGAAGGAGAGTACGATGATGTGCTCTCCAAACATCGTGATACGTTAACAGCCATTGCAAAAACTCAAAATTGGACATATCGATGCTATGAAGAGATTGGCTCAGGTGAAAGTATCGCCAAACGCCAAAAGATGCAACAGCTATTAACTCATGTGGATGAAGGATATTATGATGGCGTACTTGTTATGGATATTGACCGCTTAGGTCGTGGGGAACATGCTGATTGGGCTAAAATATGCGAAGCATTTCTTTATTCAGATACCTATGTTATCACGCCACAAAAGGTATATGACTTATCCGAAGAACAGGATGAAATGTTTTTTGATTTCCAGGCAATATTTGCTAAGATGGAATACAAAATGATTAAAAAACGAATGAAACAGGGTAAAGTGGCGGGTGCTAAAAAAGGAATGTGGACGAATGGCAGACCGCCATATCCATATGTATATAATCCCAAGAATAGACAGGTTGAAGTCGATGAAGAAAAACGGAAAATATACCGGATGATTATTGATAAATTCCTGAGTGGTATTAGCGCACAAAAATTATCGGAATGGCTGAACCGCTGTAAAATTGCCCCACCCTATGCAGGAACCCGCAATAAGCATGGCTGGTCAAATAATAGTGTAGTTCGGTTATTAATTAATGAAATTCATCTAGGGTACGTCATTTATGGTAAGACGCGTAATATTCGTGGCTCAGTTAAGCTGGTAGAAAAAGAAGATTGGATTAAGGTCAAAGGGACTCATGAACCGTTAAAGACGGAAGAAGAGCATGAATTGATAGTAATGAAGATTGCTCAAAACAATATTATTCCGAAGAAAACCCGCAATGGAATGTTGCCATTATCGGGACTGATATATTGTGCTAAATGTGGTCATGCTATGCAATTTGTCCGTTCGAAAAGAAAAGAGGGAAGCTATTGGACGGCGATATGCAAGTATGTTCATCCTGACGGAACGAGATGCAGTCAAAAAGGGAGAAAATTAGATGTTGCTTTTTATCATGCATTATATAGCACGATTACCAAAATTGATGAAGAAACGGTCGAGATGATTGATGAAACCAATGGACAGTATGTTGAAATAGAAGCATTATTGGAAGTGCGACAAAAAGAACTAAAGCAGGCAGAACAGGCAATAGAAAAACTATTTGAGTTGTATGAAGAGGGGACGATATCAAAACAACGGTTTTCAGATCGAATCGCCATTTATGATAACAACAAGAAAGAGGCGCAGGAGGATATTGAAAAATATCGCCAGATATTGGCTGCTAACAATGATATAGTGACGCTGGATAGCATTCAAGATAAAGTGAGCGAGTTTAAAGAGTCATGGAGTAAGGCGGCAACGGCAAGTGAGAAGAATAAGGCTTATAGGCTGTTGATTGATAAGATTGTATATGACAGGGAAGAAAATGGGGTGACGTTGGAAGTTTTGTATAAATAA
- a CDS encoding DUF960 family protein: MFTAKRYATRGITEKLGLDLQLLLWSLIDRRKKTGIEVDYLQVFELSVIQKNGVAIQSVIHKQEIPPANDIYYFPLLVEERVQGTVWAMDSEEYCMMLLPEEY, from the coding sequence ATGTTTACTGCGAAGCGATATGCGACAAGAGGAATTACGGAGAAACTGGGGCTAGATTTACAGCTCTTACTCTGGTCATTAATTGATAGAAGGAAAAAGACCGGAATTGAAGTGGATTATTTGCAGGTCTTTGAGCTATCTGTTATACAAAAAAATGGCGTTGCTATACAAAGTGTTATACATAAACAGGAAATTCCGCCAGCAAATGATATTTATTATTTTCCGTTATTGGTCGAAGAGCGAGTACAGGGTACAGTGTGGGCGATGGATAGTGAAGAATATTGCATGATGCTATTACCAGAGGAGTATTAG
- a CDS encoding helix-turn-helix domain-containing protein — protein sequence MRKLKRPYTFMYIGVNGLMKTSYDERYRQIAKKIAYYRMKKGLSQDELADKIGISKSYLSKIEAPNSTKAYSLDVLFAIADGLEVDVIKFFMPMEEKNNNSDIS from the coding sequence GTGAGAAAATTAAAACGCCCCTATACTTTTATGTATATAGGGGTGAACGGACTTATGAAGACGAGCTATGATGAGCGGTATAGGCAGATCGCTAAAAAAATTGCATATTACCGTATGAAGAAAGGACTCTCTCAGGATGAACTAGCAGATAAAATAGGCATTAGTAAAAGTTATTTAAGCAAGATCGAAGCACCCAATTCTACTAAAGCCTACTCATTGGACGTTTTGTTTGCTATTGCTGATGGGCTTGAGGTAGATGTCATCAAGTTTTTTATGCCAATGGAAGAAAAAAATAACAACAGCGATATCTCCTGA
- a CDS encoding DUF5906 domain-containing protein → MNNDNKKKNLAKLKASLRKANFIKQFNGANLIMIALMLNWFRKFGHLFFENDFKFVNNVLYGWNGIRWENGKDLVGSYIFNKMDQLADTTVPSKQIPEIVKIAKNKKQFVSEDLWQWNADFDKRVIVTFQNGTLLLDLGQKSHQFYLNQFDPDNNAVYAIQYDFQDEFLTNQYWKNSFVGKYLTDFYSDEDRQYLQQFLASILIPQYQPQQGLVILGDGGDGKGVLMGALKKIFGKVVTELSVSKWTGNHETATLVGSLLNITSEAPSREISLDTWKSIIACDNLTIDPKYKTPFSYKPFSKQIMTVNQLPKIAIDKAVLRRMPVIRTCQSTASKNRSESFRIRFEKNIDALISFMLHGLYLLKANNFREISGTGVLRDALIYQNESTLVEFVEMCLDITESETDFSSSSDLFSTYELWRVDHGQGSKDIIKSTFSKKLNNLLITLEKKSRSGSKKVAGKSVRGFGGIVIRSEWRQKLLEEEKRNKLFKETGR, encoded by the coding sequence ATGAATAACGATAATAAAAAGAAAAATTTAGCAAAATTAAAGGCTTCTCTTCGGAAGGCAAATTTTATCAAACAGTTTAATGGGGCAAATTTAATTATGATTGCGCTCATGCTTAATTGGTTTCGAAAATTTGGACATTTATTCTTCGAAAATGATTTTAAATTCGTGAACAATGTTCTTTATGGTTGGAACGGTATCCGTTGGGAAAATGGTAAGGATTTAGTTGGAAGTTATATTTTTAATAAAATGGATCAATTGGCTGACACAACGGTGCCATCTAAGCAAATTCCTGAGATAGTTAAAATTGCCAAGAATAAAAAGCAATTTGTAAGTGAAGATTTATGGCAGTGGAATGCCGACTTTGATAAGAGAGTAATTGTAACCTTTCAAAATGGAACATTATTGCTTGATCTCGGCCAGAAGAGTCATCAATTTTATCTAAATCAATTTGATCCAGATAACAATGCGGTGTATGCAATCCAATACGATTTTCAGGATGAATTTCTGACTAATCAATACTGGAAAAATAGCTTTGTTGGCAAGTATCTAACGGATTTTTACAGTGATGAAGATCGACAGTATTTACAGCAATTTTTGGCCTCCATTTTAATTCCTCAGTATCAACCCCAGCAGGGGCTAGTTATTCTGGGTGATGGTGGAGATGGTAAAGGTGTGTTAATGGGAGCATTGAAAAAGATATTCGGAAAAGTGGTTACTGAACTTAGTGTATCAAAATGGACAGGAAACCATGAGACGGCAACGCTGGTAGGATCGTTATTAAACATAACGAGTGAGGCTCCTTCTCGGGAAATCAGTTTGGATACATGGAAATCAATTATTGCTTGTGATAATTTGACAATTGACCCTAAATATAAAACACCGTTTAGTTATAAACCGTTTTCTAAACAGATTATGACGGTAAATCAGTTGCCGAAAATTGCAATTGATAAAGCAGTGTTGCGTCGTATGCCCGTTATTAGGACTTGTCAATCAACAGCCTCAAAAAACCGTAGTGAATCATTTAGAATTCGGTTCGAGAAAAATATAGATGCGCTAATTTCGTTTATGCTGCATGGCTTGTATCTATTAAAAGCAAATAATTTCAGAGAAATCTCAGGAACGGGCGTATTAAGGGATGCCCTTATTTACCAGAATGAGTCCACTCTTGTGGAATTTGTTGAAATGTGTCTGGATATTACAGAAAGCGAAACTGATTTTAGTAGCTCATCTGATTTATTTTCGACTTATGAACTATGGCGTGTAGATCATGGACAAGGGTCAAAGGATATTATCAAAAGCACTTTTAGTAAAAAGCTTAATAATTTATTAATAACTTTAGAAAAAAAGAGCAGAAGTGGCAGTAAAAAAGTAGCAGGAAAATCGGTGCGTGGCTTTGGGGGCATTGTCATTCGAAGTGAATGGCGACAAAAGCTCTTAGAAGAAGAAAAAAGGAATAAACTATTTAAAGAGACAGGAAGGTAG